The nucleotide sequence CAGCCCTCAATCAGTGCTTTTAATTACTTTGTTTGTGCAGATAATGAGCTTCCTCTTGGCTGCGGGAGCAGGGGCGGGCTTTGCCGTGAGCTTCGAGTTGAAGAGACTGTTAGGAGGAGACGACGAGATATCGTCGAAAACAAATGCGTTCTTCATCAACAGAGCCAACATCGCCACGGCCATTCTCTTGCTGGGATTCGTCAGCATGGCTGTGCTCTTAGTGCTTTCCTCTACAGCCCGCGCTCAATATTATGCCTCCCAATCCAAAGGCCCCATCACCAAAGCCAGAGGCTGCTTTTAATCAATTCTCATCGATCATGCatcaaaccctaaaccctaataACGGATCACCGTTTGCTCAATCTCTTGAATAGTTTTTACGATTGATTGGTTGGGTGACTGGGTGCACCAAAACCCCTCAATCTGCCATTTGTACATCTCTATGGGGGCTTATCCCTTTAGTTTAGTTGATTTAAGCAATAAGTAAATGCCCATGTAAGAAAAAGCCTCAATAAGCCCATGGGCTTGTGTCCTACAAGGACTGAACTGAAGCGACCCAATTAAGGTCATTTAATTTGGCATTCAAGTTG is from Diospyros lotus cultivar Yz01 chromosome 2, ASM1463336v1, whole genome shotgun sequence and encodes:
- the LOC127794058 gene encoding CASP-like protein 4D1; translated protein: TAGLPEFDFYADKIMSFLLAAGAGAGFAVSFELKRLLGGDDEISSKTNAFFINRANIATAILLLGFVSMAVLLVLSSTARAQYYASQSKGPITKARGCF